The segment CTTCAACATGCACTTTCACTGGGTACTGATGTGAGATAATACGAATCTGGCCACTTTTTACACCAGGTTCCAATAACTCTCGAAAAGCGCGTTCTGCATCGGACGGGAGAGCGGTCGTAATAACATGCGTGTTCCCAGGCCGAGGGTGTCCGAATTTCTCTGTGTTAATCGCTTCAATGCGATCCATTAATTCTTTGAAAATTCCGGCTCGCGGAAACGGAACGCCATTCCCATATCCACTGGGGGGACGATTTTCATCAATCGCAACGAGACTTTCCGCGGTGAACTGTCCCCCCAACCATTCAATATCATTGACGATTGTGATCGACTTTACTCCCATGCGAGCAGCTTGAACCGCGGCGGCACAACCCGATTCTGTTCCTCCCACGATGAGCAGATCCGTTTTCTGCACAGGCAACTCTTCTGCCGCTTGGATCGTATGTGCAACTAACAAAGGAATGATCACTGACAGGGTCAGTAACCGGCGTGGTCCATTGGAAAGAAAGAATCGGGTCGCCATGTCAGGAAGCACTTTCCATCGTCGGATTCAGGGTTAGATGATATATGAGTGGCGTCGTTAAAGCTGATCAATGAACTTTCGAATTGCGTCGTTTACTTCGACCGGTTTTTCGAGAGGGGCCAGATGACCTGCTTTCGGGATTTCAACAAACTGCGCGTGCGGCATTTTATTGGAGATTTCCTGCATTTCGAGAACAGGAGAAATGATGTCCTCTTCTCCGCCAATCAGCAAAGTCGGCACGTTGATGTCGGATAAGAAAGTCGTCGCATCGGCTCGGTCCGCCATACCGAGTTGGCCGGCTGCCATTCCTTCCGGGTTGGCGTCCAACATCATTTGCCGAAATTCTTCGACTAGTTTTTTGTTTTCAGCCCGCGTTGTCATGCCAAACATCTTGGGCATCATGGCAAAGACAACATTGTCCGTTCCATTCTCGCGAAGTTCTGTGGCTGAATGCTGGCGCGTCTGGCGAGTATCATCCGAGTCTGGTAACGCTTTAGAATCACAAACGATCAATCCTGACAACCGTTCCGGATATCGGCGGGCAAATTCCCAGGCGATATACCCCCCCATCGACAGGCCACAATACACAACAGGTTCGTAAACTTTCAGTTCAGTCAGAATCTTGTTGAGATCGTCGGCGAATTGAGCCATCGATACCGTCCCCTCGGTAACACCACTTTTGCCAAAGCCGCGCAAGTCGGGAATGATGACCCGGTAATTGGAGGAAAACGAAGTCCGTTGTTCGCGCCACATTCGGTGATCCAGAGGGAACCCATGGACGAAGAGAATAGGTTTTCCTTCTCCTTCGTCAATCACATTGATGGTGCAGTCATCCAGCTGTATTTTTTTCATCTGTTCGCTCCTTGCTGCTCAGATTCTTTTCTTTTTCGCATCAATCGTAGATACTCTAAACATATGATGTCACTTCAGTTTAGGGAATTTGTCTGGCAGATGCCATAAGCCATTAGGGAAACCACAACATGACGTCGCTTCTGGATCGTTTTTTAGTTTACGTTAAAATTGACACCAAAGCGGACGCTCACTCCGATGAGTATCCCAGTACCCGGAAACAGCTGACACTCTGTCGCTTACTTAAAGAGGAATGCGAAGCAGTCGGTCTGTCTGACGTTCACATGAACGAGTACGGCATAGTCACCGGAACCATTCCCGCTACCCCCGGTTGCACCGCCCCCGCGATTGCCTTCTTCGCCCATGTCGACACCTCGCCCGAGTTTACCGGGGAGAATGTACAACCCCAGGTTCGCACGAATTATGACGGGAAAGACGTCGTCTTAAAGGAAGGGCGCATCTTAAAGGTAGCCGATTTCCCAGAACTGGCGGATAAACAGGGCGAGACTATCATCACGACCGATGGAACCACGTTATTGGGCGGTGATGATAAATCGGGGATCGCCATCATCATGACGGCTGCAGCAAAATTAATAAACTCTCAGGAGTTCCCGCACGGCCCCGTCAAAGTCTGTTTCACTTGTGATGAAGAAATCGGACATGGAACAGACCATATCGATCTGGATACGCTCGATTGTATTTGTGGATATACACTCGATGGCGACGGGGCAGGAAAAATCGATACGGAGACGTTCTCTGCCGATATGGCGGTGGTTCGGGTCAGCGGAATCAATATTCACCCCTCCATCGGTAAAGGCAAGATGGTGAATGCGATTCGCTATCTGTCCGAGTTCATCGGCCAGTTACCTATGGGCACTGACGCCCCCGAAGTCACGACCGACAGGCAGGGATTTATGCATCCTTATGAAATCTCGGGGACGGTCGCCCAAGCCTCTGTTGAGATCATTTTGCGTGACTTCGAAACCAAACAGCTCAAAAAATATGCGAATCAGTTACAGAAGATTGCCAAAGGCCTTATCGAAAAAGAGCCTCGGTTGCAGATCGAGATCGACATTATCGAGCAATATCGCAACATGCGGGAGGGTCTGAAAAAGGAGCCACGCGCTTTGGAGAAAGCGGTGGCCGCCACTGAAGCTGCAGGTTTAAAACCCGTACTCAGCATTATTCGTGGTGGCACGGATGGTTCCGTTCTCACCGAGAAAGGATTACCAACCCCAAACCTCTCTTCCGGACAACACAATCCGCATTCCCCATTGGAATGGGCCAGCCTCGAAGAAATGGAACAGGCCGTCGAAGTTGTCTTGCAACTGGCGAAGCGATGGGGAGAAGAAACCGCGTAACTGATAAGGTGAACTAAATCTATCATCCTTGAATGATCTGAGGAGAGCGTATTGATGAAATTCTCAAACAGTCTTTCCCTGCTGGACAGCTATTTCGCACAAGTACCCAACGAAGTCGGGTTCTCCGGGGCACACGTATTACTTGTCGTTGGTTTCGGGATTCTGGTGTTTTTGAGCCTCGTCTATATCGGGATGCCTTTACTAATTCTCAAGATAACGAGGCTTAAAAAACATCCGGAAATCACTTCTTTCGACCCCAACAAAATACCTGCACCACTGGATGCTTCGCTTGACTATTTCGAGAGCCAGGAAAAACGATTGGAAAACTTGGAGTTTGAATACGTCACGGATGTTTTTATTCGAGATATGGCTGCTGCCTCTAGGATGCTGGGACAATTATGGTTTCATACAGAGTCATGTACAGGTTTGTTGTTGATCCATGCATATGCGATGAATAATGGAAATATTACATTGACTTCTCAATCTGTAGAATTCTCATCCAGTTTCAATAATGGATTCCTTGTAGATACGAGTAATACAAAGGACTTTGGAGTATTTCCTCCACACCCCAAGAAGATTCAACACTCCATGTTCTGGGTACAGAATATCGAAAAGATTTACCAACTTCATCAGGCGATTTGTCAGGATGTAATGTTGAACGCGACACCCGTCAATGATCTCGATGAGAAATACAATGGAGATGGTATCGAGTGGATTCGTGCTGGTATCGAAAAAGAATATAATGACAATCTGAAATCGGGTTTCTTAAAAGAAACCGCCGACGGAGAGGAATATCGCTTTTCCGTGATCGGTGCCTTTATTCTCACCTGGAAATCAATTTTTCCCTGGAAGCAGTTCCGGTTTATGAAAATGAGGAGCAAGATCCTCTCGAAGCTACGCGATTTGAATGTGCAATTAAATTAGAATAGTCAGGTGCAGAGGATCGTTCTTTACAATCCTGAAAATCACTTATAAAAAAGTAGGCTCCACAGTGAAAACAGAATTCTCCACTGACGATTTATGGTCTTCCGTCATATCCGTTCCCCCGTTGGCCCGCACGCATAGCGGCGTTCTCGATCTGGAAGAGAATCGCAAGATCATTCAGTACTTGGAAGCGGGAGGTGTCAGTACCTTATTGTACGGTGGCAATGCGATTCTCTATCACGTCGCACTCAGCGAGTATGACAATCTGCTGACCATGCTGGCAGAACTGGCCGCACCCGATAGTCTCGTGATCCCCTCAGTTGGCCCTGGTTACGGAATGATGCTCGATCAGGCAACCATCTTGAAGGAGCACGATTTCCCGACAGCCATGATCCTGCCGACCCGTGATGTGACCACCCGTCAGGGAGTCGGGCTAGCGGTTCGCCGATTCGTGGAACGATTTGAAAAGCCAGTAGTTCTGTACATTAAAACAGAAGGCTACATTGATGTGGAAACGGTCGAGAAATTGGTGAATGATGGACTGATTTCCTGTATTAAATACGCAATCGTTCGTGAGCAGATCAACGATGACCCCTACCTGCGAGACCTCGCGGACGTCGTCGATCCAGCCATGATCATCAGTGGAATCGGTGAACAACCTGCAATCGAACATGTGCGAGACTTCGGTTTGGCCAGTTTTACATCCGGTTGTGTCTGCGTTGCCCCATACCTTTCAATGAAGATGTTGCAGTCGCTGAGAGCGAAAGATTACGACACTGCGGAACAGATTCGTAAGCTGTTTGAGCCATTGGAAGAACTACGCAATGCAATCAATCCCATTCGAGTATTACATCGTGCCCTGGAGTTAGCCGAAATCGCCGACACAGGTCCGATCATTCCCTTGTTAAGCGAATTGCACCGACGGGATATTCCCAAGGTACAGCAGGCAGCAACCGACCTGAAAGCAGCCGACGAGGCAGCCCGCCCTGCTCTGACTTGATTTGACTGGGTGGCGGTTGACCTTCAGTGAAGAATCTAATCTTGTTAAGACTGCGGGGATGGAATGCTGATTGGTTATGTGAGTGATGAATATTACATGGCACTGGCGGACGTGCTGGTAGAGTTCCGTCAGCAGGAGCAAACAACAGCAATCGTTCGTACCACTCCCCGAGGTTCTATCGAGGCGGAACTATCTCCCGGTGAATACGAAGTCATATTGGTTAAACCCGGATTCGGGTCAAAACGGGTATGGATGACAGTGGGGAATGGTGCTCCCTCCCCCTATCAGTTCCGACTGCTTTCGGATCGCCTGCTCGGTTATGCATGGCCACGAGCGATCCAATCGGGTGAACAAGCGGAGTTTAAAGTTCACTCGGTGGAACCTTACCGACTTAGTCTGTGGCGGTATGGGTGCAAACGGGAGTTCGTCAAACTACTTGGTTGGTTTGACGAACATGCGGCCCGTGCCGTCATGCAGATTACGCCCGATGGTGACTATACGCAGACCGGAGTGAACTGGAACACGGTCGGGTATGGTAGTACGCACCATACCCAACTGGTCACAGGTCCAGAGCGATCGGGCCTGTATTACTTTCATGCAAAAACGGAATCATCGAAAGAATTCTTCTCCTTCCCGCTCGTTGTTTCTCCTTCTATTCCAAAAGCGAAAGTTGCGGTGCTGGCCTCGACGAATACCTGGCTGGCTTATAACAACTTTGGTGGGCGTAGTAATTACATCAATTCGAATCAGCTGCCCCCGGAACCTTCGATCAACGTCCGACAGGATTTGATTCGCTTCACCAAGGCAGGGTCATTTAATTCCTGGGGGTTTCAGGATGAAGAATATACCCCTCTCAGTTTTGAACGTCCTGAACCGGGTAACTGCGTGCGCGAGAATGAGGAAGTCACGGACCCGATAGAAGGTCGTCTTCCCAGCAGCCTCGCCCCCGCAGAATGGAGACTCCTCGGTTGGTTGGAACGCGAAGGTTTTGAATATGACTACTATGCTGAAACTCAGTTGCACCATGGCAAACTCGATCTTGATGCCTACGAGGTGTTGATCATCAGTGTTCATCCAGAATACTGGTCGCGCGAGATGTTTGAGAAAGTCCATCTCTGGGTTCACCAGCGAGGTGGCAAGCTGATGTATCTCGGCGGGAATGGACTTAATTGCGAAGTTGAGTTTGAGGATGAATCGCGGCTTCGTTTCAAAACCTGGTTACAGCCCGAAACGGGAGGCGAACTCGGTATGCCGAATCCGGCAAACCCGGAAGAATACTTGGAAAGCCGGATGCACCGCTCTTACGAGTCCGAAGCAAGCCTGTTGGGCGTCGTCTGTACTGCATCGGGAATTATGACGGCTGCACCCTATCGGGTAGTCGCCCCCGATCACTGGGCGTTCGAGGGAACAGGTTTATCGCAAGGGGATGAATTCGGCCACGAGAGCCTACATGAACGTATTCACGGTGGAGCATCAGGACACGAAACTGACAAAATCAGTCCACATTCTCCTTCTGGAACGAGACTTCTGGCCAAAGGAACAAATCCGAATGGTGGTGGAGCCGAAATGGCTTATTACGAGACCAAATCCGAAGGAGCCGTCTTTTCCGTCGGGTCGATCTGCTATGTTGCCTCGTTAATTATTGACTCCACCCTCTCCCGAATCACCTCTAATGTTCTCCGCCGGTTTCTGAACGACTCGAAATAGCGAAATTGGAATTGTCGTCATCCAGTCATTCTCACTAAGATAAGGCTCTTCAAACCCATCTTCACTGCAGCAAGCGTGGCTTTTCATGGACGAAGCACATCAAGACCCTCAGGAACCGGAATCGACCAGCGCTGCGTCTGACTTCGACGAACCACTCGATATCGAACAACTGGATGAAATGCTCGGCCAGGTTCTCGACCAGACAGAGGACCTCTCCTGGGATTTGGAGACGGTCTCCATCCCAATACATGCCGAGCAGATCGCTGAACCACTAGAGGAAGCGGTGAAACCCGATGCTCAGGCTGAAGAGATAAAACCTGCTAGCCGCGTGGTTGCCCCCCGATTGACTCCGAAAGAAATTCTCGAAGCTGCATTGTTCGTAGGCGGCACCAAACTAACT is part of the Polystyrenella longa genome and harbors:
- a CDS encoding alpha/beta fold hydrolase produces the protein MKKIQLDDCTINVIDEGEGKPILFVHGFPLDHRMWREQRTSFSSNYRVIIPDLRGFGKSGVTEGTVSMAQFADDLNKILTELKVYEPVVYCGLSMGGYIAWEFARRYPERLSGLIVCDSKALPDSDDTRQTRQHSATELRENGTDNVVFAMMPKMFGMTTRAENKKLVEEFRQMMLDANPEGMAAGQLGMADRADATTFLSDINVPTLLIGGEEDIISPVLEMQEISNKMPHAQFVEIPKAGHLAPLEKPVEVNDAIRKFIDQL
- the pepT gene encoding peptidase T; this translates as MTSLLDRFLVYVKIDTKADAHSDEYPSTRKQLTLCRLLKEECEAVGLSDVHMNEYGIVTGTIPATPGCTAPAIAFFAHVDTSPEFTGENVQPQVRTNYDGKDVVLKEGRILKVADFPELADKQGETIITTDGTTLLGGDDKSGIAIIMTAAAKLINSQEFPHGPVKVCFTCDEEIGHGTDHIDLDTLDCICGYTLDGDGAGKIDTETFSADMAVVRVSGINIHPSIGKGKMVNAIRYLSEFIGQLPMGTDAPEVTTDRQGFMHPYEISGTVAQASVEIILRDFETKQLKKYANQLQKIAKGLIEKEPRLQIEIDIIEQYRNMREGLKKEPRALEKAVAATEAAGLKPVLSIIRGGTDGSVLTEKGLPTPNLSSGQHNPHSPLEWASLEEMEQAVEVVLQLAKRWGEETA
- a CDS encoding dihydrodipicolinate synthase family protein is translated as MKTEFSTDDLWSSVISVPPLARTHSGVLDLEENRKIIQYLEAGGVSTLLYGGNAILYHVALSEYDNLLTMLAELAAPDSLVIPSVGPGYGMMLDQATILKEHDFPTAMILPTRDVTTRQGVGLAVRRFVERFEKPVVLYIKTEGYIDVETVEKLVNDGLISCIKYAIVREQINDDPYLRDLADVVDPAMIISGIGEQPAIEHVRDFGLASFTSGCVCVAPYLSMKMLQSLRAKDYDTAEQIRKLFEPLEELRNAINPIRVLHRALELAEIADTGPIIPLLSELHRRDIPKVQQAATDLKAADEAARPALT
- a CDS encoding N,N-dimethylformamidase beta subunit family domain-containing protein; the protein is MLIGYVSDEYYMALADVLVEFRQQEQTTAIVRTTPRGSIEAELSPGEYEVILVKPGFGSKRVWMTVGNGAPSPYQFRLLSDRLLGYAWPRAIQSGEQAEFKVHSVEPYRLSLWRYGCKREFVKLLGWFDEHAARAVMQITPDGDYTQTGVNWNTVGYGSTHHTQLVTGPERSGLYYFHAKTESSKEFFSFPLVVSPSIPKAKVAVLASTNTWLAYNNFGGRSNYINSNQLPPEPSINVRQDLIRFTKAGSFNSWGFQDEEYTPLSFERPEPGNCVRENEEVTDPIEGRLPSSLAPAEWRLLGWLEREGFEYDYYAETQLHHGKLDLDAYEVLIISVHPEYWSREMFEKVHLWVHQRGGKLMYLGGNGLNCEVEFEDESRLRFKTWLQPETGGELGMPNPANPEEYLESRMHRSYESEASLLGVVCTASGIMTAAPYRVVAPDHWAFEGTGLSQGDEFGHESLHERIHGGASGHETDKISPHSPSGTRLLAKGTNPNGGGAEMAYYETKSEGAVFSVGSICYVASLIIDSTLSRITSNVLRRFLNDSK